One Candidatus Polarisedimenticolia bacterium genomic window, GTTCGGACTCAACGCTGCAATCACCGAGAAGCAGGGGTATACGGAGGTCGCGTTCAATTCAGTGCCGCTCGTCCTTTGGTGGGAAGCATGCGGCTTCGCGAAGCTCCCGCCGGCTGCCGAACACGCCGGCAAGGGGTGGCACTCACACATCCCGGACGCAGTCCTGCACACGAACGATCGCGAGATTTATGCGGCGTTCGTCCGCGGCCTGTTCGAGGCGGACGGCAGCACGAATACCGGATACGTCTCATGGACGACGGTCACTGAGACCTTCAGCCGCGACATCCAGAGCCTTCTGTTGGCCCTCGGCTTCGTCACCACGCGAAAGGTTGATGGCGCGGGCTCGAACTGGGGAAACAACGATCGCTTCGTCCTCCGCCTGCTGAACGTCGCTGCGTCCGAGCGCTTCTTGACCGAGATCGGCTTCATGTCGATCCGAAGGGAAGCATCGCTCTGGCGTGGTGATCACCGCCAAGCGTCGCGGCACGATCACATCCCTGTCAGCCGTGAGCTGGTCGACGAGCTCGCGCCCGAAAACGACTCGCTCCGCAAGACGATGCTGATGTCGCTCGCGCGGCGCGGTGACGTCTCGCGGCGATCCGCCACGGCGCTGATGGAGCGCACAGAGAGCACGGAGCTCGAACATCTGCTCGGCTTCTACTACGACACGGTCGCGACCGTCGAGACGCTCGACGACGAGCCGACGTACGACCTTTCCGTCCCGGACAACGTCACGTACGTGGCCAACGGCTTCGTCAGCCACAACACCATCAGCTTCATGATGGATTGCGACACGACCGGAGTCGAGCCCGACTTCTCACTGGTGAAGTCGAAGAAGCTCGTCGGCGGAGGCGAGATCACGATCGTGAACCGCGGCGTCCAGATGGCGCTCGAGAAGCTCGGCTACGCGCCGACGGAGGCCGAGGAGATCGTGGCCTACGTCGACGACCACAACTCGGTCGTGGGAGCGCCTTACATCAAGGCGGAGCACTATCCGGTCTTCGACTGCGCCGTCGGCGAGCGGGCCATCCACTACACGGGCCACGTGAAGATGATGGGAGCCGTCCAGCCGTTCATCTCGGGCGCCATCTCGAAGACGGTCAACGTGCCGTCCGACGTGACGCCCGAGGAGATCGCCGAGGCCTTCCTGCAGTCCTGGAAGCTCGGCCTCAAGGCCGTCGCCATCTATCGCGACGGCTGCAAGCGCAGCCAGCCCCTGTCGACCAGCCGCGACCAGACCAAGGTCAAGGTCGAGGCCGCCCCCGGCGTCGGCGTCACCGTCGAGGCCCCGGCCCGCGCCGTGCGCCGCCGCCTGCCCGACGAGCGCCGCGCCATCACCCACAAGTTCTCCATCGCCGGCCACGACGGCTACGTCACCGTCGGCATGTACGAGGACGGCCAGCCCGGCGAGATCTTCCTGGTCATGGCCAAGGAAGGGAGCGTCGTCTCCGGCCTCATGGACTGCTTCGCCACCGCCGTCTCGATGGCCCTGCAGTACGGCGTGCCGCTCCAGGTCCTCGTCGACAAGTTCAGCCACGTCCGCTTCGAGCCCTCGGGCTTCTCCAACAACCCCGAGATCCCGATCGCCAAGTCGATCGTCGACTACATCTTCAGATGGCTGGCCTCGAAGTTCCTGAACAAGGACCAGCAGCGCGCCATCGGCGTGCACGTGAAGGAGGAGGGCGGCGAGACGGCCGGCCAGCCGGCAGGGGAGACCCCTGGGCGTCCAGGCCTGATGCCCGTCAACCTGTCTGCCGGGCCCATGAGCACGACCACGATCACCGGCCCGGTCGGCGTCCCTTCGCCCCGCGGCTCGACGCCCGGCTCCGGCCCGTCGTCCGTCGGCGCCGCCGGCTCCGACCCGTCCCGCTCGATGTTCGCCTTCCGCCCCGACGAGGACGCCCCCCCCTGCCCCGACTGCGGCTCGATCATGGTGCGCAACGCGGCGTGCTACAAGTGCCTCAACTGCGGCGCGACGAGCGGGTGTTCGTGAGGTAGAGTCGGCTCGATATCACGACTGGGTTCCCGCCGAGGTTGCGGGGCTCGAAGAATGAGAAGGGGGCCGCAGTTTGGCCCCCTTTTGAATTCATGCAGTCGAATTGTAGTTGGCCGGTCGATCTGAGCGGAGCATGCGGTGCGTCCCAATTCTGAGATGGAGGTGATCCCGACCTACTTCTTCGACGCGAGTGCGATAGTCAAGCTACTCGCTCGTGAGCGGGGTCACGACGCGGTCGATGACCTGTTATCCCAAAGCGGCCGGGTCCACAGCTCTTGGGTTGTGCTCGCTGAGGCTCTCGGAGCCCTCAAGGGAAAGCGGCGTCGGGGTGAGGTGACGGACCATGAGTACGGCCGGGCCGTTTACACATTTTTTCATTATGTGAGAAGTGGTAGGTTTCATTCGGTCGATCTCGATATCCGCGATGGTCATCCCGTGCTACTCACGCATGAAGCCGAGGGTTTCGACCGTCGCAAGCGGTATCCTAAGCTTGACGTCGCGGACACGCTGCAGATGACGGTGATACGCGAGAGTTTCCTCAAGTGGTTCGCTGGCGGCAGCCAGACCAAGCTGGTGACTGCCGACGCTGACTTGGCTGCCGCAGCCGAGTCGGAAGGCATTCTCGTGGTTCGTGTGTAGCATAAGGATCGACCCAAAGCTCGAGTAGATGGGCAAGCGCCGCCCAACTACCCGCTGCAGTCGCCGCCGTGCGGCAGGCACGGGGCGAAGTGACCGGGGGTATGCGGGCGCGGCCGAGCGGGAGCGGAAACCTGCTGGGACTCGTTGAGACCTGAATGGACTGGAAACGAAGAATCGAGCGGCACACATGGGCCGGGAACGCACCGCAGACCTGGAGAATGTGCGCTGGCGACCTGCTCGCCGCGGCCGCTGTGCTTCGCGAGCGCCGAGAAGCAGTCAATCCCCAGCCTGTTCCAGTAGCCAGCGAATGGAGGACTCATCCGATTGAGTTGATGCTGAACGGTATGGCCATTGAGTGTCTTCTCAAAGCCCTGTGGGTCAAGCGCGGACACACGCTTGCCAAGGATGGCAAGTACGTTCCGGTGCCACACGCAGGCGCTCACGATCTGGTGCAGCTGGCACGAGTCCTCCACCTGACGTTGTCCAGCTTGGAAAAGGACGTTCTCCGACGCCTATCACATTTCATAGAATACGGGGGGCGGTATCCGGTGCCGACGGATGCTAACAAGTTGCAGCTGACCCGGACGCCGCGAGGGGGTCGAGCTGAGGCGACCCACTGGAACACCCCGAGTGATCAACGCCTCTTCGACACGGTAGTCAGTCGAGTGAATCGGCTTCTCGATGAAAGTTCTTCCTGATCAGCCGTTTCAGCCTACGGCCGGCTACGCGGGGCGCAGCTGGCCATCGCCGACCTGCAGGCCGCCCAGGCCGCCGGCGCCAACCTGGGTTCGCTGATCGCCCTCCTCCAGCAGGTGATGGCTGCGCTACTGCCCTGAGGAAGCCGTTCGAAGGGCATTGGATCCGCCACTTGCCCCCAAGGAGGTTTCTGGCTTGCCTCACCAGCCGGTTGGGGATAACCTGTTCGCCAAAGGAGGGTCCACCATGCATCGTGCGCTTCGACTCACGCTTCGGATGTTCGTGGTGTGTGCCGTGTTCGTCGGCGTCGGCCTGATCGCCGCTCCGGCGCGCGTCGCCGGGGATGGGCCGTACGTCTCTCCGCTCGGCGACCTGGCGACGGCGGCGTTCGCCGCGCCGTCATCGTGCGAGCGGCAGGCGTGCACCTCGCGCGGCCTCTGCGCGCACTCGCCGAACCAGACCAGCTGCCGCCACGCGGGAGGGGAGTGCCAGACGACCAGTTGCTGAACGAGGTCGACCGCAACTGCTCAGACCCCGCGAAGGACCCGCCCACGCGCGCCGGCGCCAGCTGAGCGCGGCGTCGGACAGCGAGGCGGCGGGCGGAGATTGAGCCCAGGGCGGCCGTCAGCCCTCGCCTAGGTCGCGGTTGCGAACGGGGGGCGTCCTGTGCTCCAATCAACGCCCGGGCCTTCGCGGGGTTGCGCAGCATGCGGCGAGGCATTCTTCTCATCGTGCTCATTGCGGTGCTCGGCTTCGGACTCTACATCTGGGCCGCCCTGAGCTACTCCTACTCGGACGGCGAGCGCGCCGGATACGTCCAGAAGTTCTCCCGCAAGGGATGGGTCTGCAAGACCTGGGAAGGGGAGCTCGCCATGGCGAACCTTCCCGGCGCGATGCCGCAGATTTTCAGCTTCACCGTCCGCGATGACGCGGTGGCGAAGCAGATCAACGCGGACATGGGCAAGCGCGTCGTCCTGCACTACGAACAGCACGTCGGCCTTCCGACCTCGTGCTTCGGCGACACGGATCACTTCGTGACCGGCTCCCGCGTCGTCGAACCCGGACCCTGACCCGATAAGAGACCTGAAGTAGGCCTGCGTTCGAGGCGGGCTACTGACCGGACGCTGTCACCGGGAGGCTCGGGCACGAGCCGGCCGGTCTGCGATGCCGGCCCCCTGGATCTCCTCGAGAATCGCCTTCCAGCCCTCGCGGGCGCTCGGATAGCGCGGCCGCCAGCCCGAGGCCTGCCGCAGCTTGCGATTCGAGATCCGCAGGGAGCGGGCCATCAGCTTCGCGAGCGAGCCGCCGAGCGCCATCAGCCAGGCGGGGGGAGGCTTGGGCGGGGCGACGCGCAGCGTCTGGGCCAGTGTGTCGAAATACTCGCGCCGGCGCAGCGGCTCGTCGTCGGTGACGTTGTAGATCCCGGCCGGCAGGCCCAGCGCCGCGACGACGGCGGTGGCGGCGTCGTCGTTGGTCACCGAAGACAGGAAGGCCCCGGGCGAGCCCGGGATCGGCGCGCGCCCCTTGCGCACGTACCCGATGAGCTCGAGCGCGTGAGGGGAGTCCGGTCCGTAGAGAGCGGAGAAGCGCAGGACGATCCCGGCCCCGCCGTTTCGGGTGATGCGCTCGGCCGAGCGCTCGGCATCCACGGTCGAGCGGTTGTAGCGCGCCGGCTGGATCGGTGACGTCTCGTCGATCCAGGCGTCGCCGGCGTCCGCGTACATCGGGGCGAACGACTCCTGGATGAAGCGCGGGACCCCTTGGGCGATCGCGGCGTCCACGAGGATCCGGGAGGCGTCCCGCCGGATGCGGTCGTTCTCGCGCCAGGCGCCGGGAAGCAGCATGCTCGTCCCCGAGTGCGGAATGTGGGTGGCGAGGTTGACCACGGCGTCGTGCCCGGCGAGCGCCGGGCCGACGGCCTGGGGATCGAACAGGTCGAGGTCGACAGGCGTGGCGCCGGCCCGCGACAGGGCGGCGCGTTTCTCGGGTGTGCGGCCGACGGCGGTCACCCGGTGGCCGGCCTCGACGAGCAGCGGAACCGCGCGACGGCCGACGACCCCGGTGGCACCAGTCAGAAAGATTCGCATCGTTCGTCCCTCCTTATTCTGTGCGACTCACCTCTAAAGACGGAGAGGCACCGGCTTCTGTGACACGTTTTTCTCTCGTCACACTGGTCGTCCGGGATCGTCTGTGCTAACAAGGAGGCATGGACTCCGTGACGGATCCCGCCGCGGTCTTCGAGCGCGCCCGGCCCCGGCTGTTCGGGATGGCCTACCGGATGCTCGGCTCGGTCGCGGACGCCGAGGACCTGGTGCAGGAGGCGTACCTGCGCTGGCACCAGGCGGACCGGGGGGCGGTCCGCTCCCCCGAGGGGTGGCTCATGGCGGTGATCGGCCGGCTGTCGATCGATCGGCTGCGGCGCGCCGCGGCCGAGCGCACGACTTACGTCGGGAAGTGGCTCCCCGAGCCGGTCGCCACGGGGGCCTGGGCGGCCCCCGGTCGCGCCACCGACCTCTCTTCCGATCTGTCCATGGCCTTCCTCGTTCTCCTGGAGCGGCTGACCCCCGAGGAGCGCGTCGCCTTCCTGATGCGCGAGGTGTTCGCCTGCGACTACGCGGAGATCGCCCAGGTCGCGCAGAAGAGCGAAGCCGCCTGCCGCCAGCTGGTGCACCGGGCCCGCGAGCACGTGCACGCCGGCCGCCCGCGCTTCGCCGCCCCTCCCGAGTCGAAGGAGCGGCTGCTGGACGGGTTCCTGGCCGCCCTCGAAGCCGACGACAAGGACGCGCTCGTCTCGCTGTTCGCCCAGGACGCCACCTGGACGTCCGACGGCGGCGGCAAGGTGACTGCCTCTCGCCACGTCCTGGTCGGCGCGGACCGGATTGCCCGGTTCCTCCTGGCCATCGAGCGCAAGATCCGTGGCCTCGTGCTGACCCACCGGACGGTCCGGCTCAACGGCGAGCCCACGCTCGTGACCTCGAGGTCGGGGCAGGTGGTCTGGACTACGTCCATCGCCACCGACGGTGATCGGATCGTCTCCGCCTACCGCGTCCTCAATCCCGACAAGCTGCGGCACGTCGAAGGGCACGGCTGAAGCCTTCACGGACGGAGAGTCGGCGCCCTGGTTCCCGCGCGGCGCCGTCAGCGTCTGCGGGTTTCGGCCTTGGTGGAGGCGAGGTATTCCGCCTCCATTCCGGGGCAGGCTGCGTCGCAGGACGATGGCTCGCGCGGGAGAGGGACCGACTCAGCTCCCAGGCCGGTCGGCCCCCGGGCGTCGCGATACTCAACCAGATAGAAGAAGGCGCTGCCCGCCACAGGGGTGAGAGGTGCGCCGTCCTCGCTCCAGGACGTCTCCTGGATCCTCCGGGCCAGGACGCGCACGGCGCCGAGGGACACCCTGCCGGGTTCCATCCGCAGGCTCGCGAGGTCTCCTGAGATCAGGTCGTACCCCTTCGCTGCCATCACGCCGCTCCACGACCAGCGCGCCGATCCGTCCATCCCCGCCGGCGAGGCGCGGATCGAGAGCGGCTCTGGCCCCTGCCCGAGGTCGTGCGGCACCGAGACGAGGGCCGGCGCGACCGTGGAATTTCCGGATGCGTCGGTCGCCGTGTAGGTGAGCTCATACGTGCGGCCGGGCCCGTCTCCATCCCGTTCGGCGCGCAGGAGAATCTCCGTGGCTGACGCGCCGGCGTCGGGGAAGGTGATGTCCCCCTGCGTCCTCCCATCCCGGTCTTCGGGGGCGTCATCCGGTTCGCTGCTGGTCACGGCAACCAGCCGCACCGCGGCGGCCGGGTCGCATCGGTCGCTGACCAGCAAGGCGACGCTCACCGGCACGAGCCGGTGGTTGGGCGGCCACAGCACAGTCGGGTCGGGCGCGACCGACAGGGAAGGGGGAATGGTGTCGCGCACGGCGACCACGGCCTGGGCTTCGCCGGCAGCGGCATGCGTGTCGGTGACGCGAAGCTCGATGAGGTGCGATCCGAGGGGAAGGGTCACGGTCAGGACGGCGCCGGTCCCGAGCGGCGCTCGTGCCCGTGGTCCCAGGACCAGGAACCATTCGTACTTGACGATATAGTCCGAGCCTCCGTACGGCCCGTCCGGATCGACCGAGGCGGATCCGTCCAGGACGACGGCTGCGCCGGCCGGCCCGCCGCACTCCGCCGAGGCGGGGGAGTTGATCGAGGCATGCGGCGGCGTGTTCAGGGGCTCGATTCGGTTCAAGAGAACGACGATCTGGCTGTCTCCCAGCGCGACGAGGTCGGGACGGCCGTCTCCGTTCAGGTCGCCTGCCGCGAAGGCGTATGGATAGTTCTGCGTGCCGAAGCGCTCCGGCGGCGCGAACGTTCCGTCACCGCCCCCGAACAGAACCGAGGCGTCCTCGGCGGAATTGGACGAGACGAGATCGATCCGTCCGTCCAGGTCGACATCCGCCTGCTCCAGGTAGATGGGAGATCCGCCGGTCTCGATCCGGCTGCCCGCTTCGAACGAGCCGTCGCCGCGGCCAAAAGAGGGCAAGGTCGCCCGATTCCCACTCGCGCTGGATCACGCCGCGGTTGTTCACGACCAGATCGGTCCGGCCATCGCTGTTCACATCTGTCGCCACGACCCCGAAGACTGCTTTCCCGGCGGTCATCACACGTCCGGCATCGAACGCTCCGCCCCCCAGGCTCAGGAATACGTTCAGCTCTCCGGGAACGCTGTCCCACAGGTCGCTTTCGCTCGTGGCCGCGAGGTCCCCCATGCCGTCGCCATTGAAGTCGGCGATCGCCGTATTGATGACGTCGCTGACGCCCGAGAAGCGGACCTCGAGGGCGAACGTGCCGTCACCTCGACCCAGCAACAACGAGATGTCGGCCGGCAGGCGGACCGGGTAGTTCGCCCCCTGGTTCACGAC contains:
- a CDS encoding LAGLIDADG family homing endonuclease, which gives rise to FGLNAAITEKQGYTEVAFNSVPLVLWWEACGFAKLPPAAEHAGKGWHSHIPDAVLHTNDREIYAAFVRGLFEADGSTNTGYVSWTTVTETFSRDIQSLLLALGFVTTRKVDGAGSNWGNNDRFVLRLLNVAASERFLTEIGFMSIRREASLWRGDHRQASRHDHIPVSRELVDELAPENDSLRKTMLMSLARRGDVSRRSATALMERTESTELEHLLGFYYDTVATVETLDDEPTYDLSVPDNVTYVANGFVSHNTISFMMDCDTTGVEPDFSLVKSKKLVGGGEITIVNRGVQMALEKLGYAPTEAEEIVAYVDDHNSVVGAPYIKAEHYPVFDCAVGERAIHYTGHVKMMGAVQPFISGAISKTVNVPSDVTPEEIAEAFLQSWKLGLKAVAIYRDGCKRSQPLSTSRDQTKVKVEAAPGVGVTVEAPARAVRRRLPDERRAITHKFSIAGHDGYVTVGMYEDGQPGEIFLVMAKEGSVVSGLMDCFATAVSMALQYGVPLQVLVDKFSHVRFEPSGFSNNPEIPIAKSIVDYIFRWLASKFLNKDQQRAIGVHVKEEGGETAGQPAGETPGRPGLMPVNLSAGPMSTTTITGPVGVPSPRGSTPGSGPSSVGAAGSDPSRSMFAFRPDEDAPPCPDCGSIMVRNAACYKCLNCGATSGCS
- a CDS encoding type II toxin-antitoxin system VapC family toxin — its product is MIPTYFFDASAIVKLLARERGHDAVDDLLSQSGRVHSSWVVLAEALGALKGKRRRGEVTDHEYGRAVYTFFHYVRSGRFHSVDLDIRDGHPVLLTHEAEGFDRRKRYPKLDVADTLQMTVIRESFLKWFAGGSQTKLVTADADLAAAAESEGILVVRV
- a CDS encoding NAD(P)-dependent oxidoreductase, with the translated sequence MRIFLTGATGVVGRRAVPLLVEAGHRVTAVGRTPEKRAALSRAGATPVDLDLFDPQAVGPALAGHDAVVNLATHIPHSGTSMLLPGAWRENDRIRRDASRILVDAAIAQGVPRFIQESFAPMYADAGDAWIDETSPIQPARYNRSTVDAERSAERITRNGGAGIVLRFSALYGPDSPHALELIGYVRKGRAPIPGSPGAFLSSVTNDDAATAVVAALGLPAGIYNVTDDEPLRRREYFDTLAQTLRVAPPKPPPAWLMALGGSLAKLMARSLRISNRKLRQASGWRPRYPSAREGWKAILEEIQGAGIADRPARARASR
- the sigJ gene encoding RNA polymerase sigma factor SigJ produces the protein MDSVTDPAAVFERARPRLFGMAYRMLGSVADAEDLVQEAYLRWHQADRGAVRSPEGWLMAVIGRLSIDRLRRAAAERTTYVGKWLPEPVATGAWAAPGRATDLSSDLSMAFLVLLERLTPEERVAFLMREVFACDYAEIAQVAQKSEAACRQLVHRAREHVHAGRPRFAAPPESKERLLDGFLAALEADDKDALVSLFAQDATWTSDGGGKVTASRHVLVGADRIARFLLAIERKIRGLVLTHRTVRLNGEPTLVTSRSGQVVWTTSIATDGDRIVSAYRVLNPDKLRHVEGHG
- a CDS encoding FG-GAP-like repeat-containing protein produces the protein METGGSPIYLEQADVDLDGRIDLVSSNSAEDASVLFGGGDGTFAPPERFGTQNYPYAFAAGDLNGDGRPDLVALGDSQIVVLLNRIEPLNTPPHASINSPASAECGGPAGAAVVLDGSASVDPDGPYGGSDYIVKYEWFLVLGPRARAPLGTGAVLTVTLPLGSHLIELRVTDTHAAAGEAQAVVAVRDTIPPSLSVAPDPTVLWPPNHRLVPVSVALLVSDRCDPAAAVRLVAVTSSEPDDAPEDRDGRTQGDITFPDAGASATEILLRAERDGDGPGRTYELTYTATDASGNSTVAPALVSVPHDLGQGPEPLSIRASPAGMDGSARWSWSGVMAAKGYDLISGDLASLRMEPGRVSLGAVRVLARRIQETSWSEDGAPLTPVAGSAFFYLVEYRDARGPTGLGAESVPLPREPSSCDAACPGMEAEYLASTKAETRRR